The following proteins are co-located in the Desulfofalx alkaliphila DSM 12257 genome:
- a CDS encoding IS3 family transposase: AFRALLEEHQIRQSMSRKGNPYDNAPAENFFSCLKCECTNFLHFRTRRDAKQTIFEYIEIYYNRQRRHAALGWISPLKYKHQLAAMAA; encoded by the coding sequence AGCTTTTCGAGCTCTACTTGAAGAGCACCAAATCCGTCAAAGCATGAGTCGCAAGGGCAATCCCTATGATAATGCACCAGCAGAGAACTTCTTCAGCTGCTTAAAGTGTGAATGTACTAACTTCCTGCATTTTAGAACCAGAAGAGACGCTAAACAAACGATTTTCGAGTACATTGAGATCTACTACAATAGGCAAAGACGACATGCCGCATTAGGGTGGATTAGCCCGCTGAAATACAAGCATCAACTGGCCGCTATGGCGGCTTAA